One window of Saccharopolyspora phatthalungensis genomic DNA carries:
- a CDS encoding energy-coupling factor ABC transporter ATP-binding protein gives MIEFEGVGHSYDERTVLDGVDLRLAEQRVAFVGANGSGKSTLARMINGLVHPSRGRVLVDGVDPARNGRAVRRRVGFIFTHPDSQIVMPTAGEDVAFSLRRQGLSKAERQRRAVEVLAQHGLEGYAEHPAHQLSGGQKQLLALCSMLVLEPDVLVCDEPTTLLDLRNKRHFVEVLGGLPQQVVLVTHDLDLLDGFDRVVVLDSGKVVADDEPAAAIPYYRELIK, from the coding sequence TTGATCGAGTTCGAGGGCGTCGGGCACAGTTACGACGAGCGCACCGTGCTGGACGGGGTGGACCTGCGGCTGGCCGAGCAGCGCGTCGCTTTCGTCGGCGCGAACGGTTCCGGCAAGTCCACCCTGGCCCGGATGATCAACGGCCTGGTGCACCCGAGCCGGGGCCGGGTGCTGGTCGACGGGGTGGATCCGGCGCGCAACGGCCGGGCGGTCCGGCGGCGCGTGGGATTCATCTTTACCCACCCGGACAGCCAGATCGTGATGCCGACAGCCGGCGAGGACGTCGCGTTCTCGCTGCGCAGGCAGGGCCTTTCCAAGGCGGAGCGGCAGCGCCGGGCCGTGGAAGTGCTGGCCCAGCACGGGCTGGAGGGCTACGCCGAGCACCCGGCGCATCAGCTCTCGGGCGGTCAGAAGCAGTTGCTGGCGCTGTGCTCGATGCTGGTGCTCGAACCGGACGTGCTGGTCTGCGACGAGCCGACGACCCTGCTGGATCTGCGCAACAAGCGGCACTTCGTCGAGGTCCTGGGTGGGTTGCCGCAGCAGGTCGTGCTGGTCACCCACGACCTGGACCTGCTGGACGGGTTCGACCGGGTCGTGGTGCTCGACTCGGGCAAGGTGGTCGCCGACGACGAACCGGCCGCGGCCATCCCGTACTATCGCGAGCTGATCAAATGA
- a CDS encoding energy-coupling factor transporter transmembrane component T family protein: MSPLGLYEPGSSPLHRLGAGWKFLTLLGFAVLIFVLRSPLALAGCVVGVAVGYLVARLPLRRCWQATRLLIPLVLLVFLLQWWMLGLDSAAVVCLRLLGALGAANLFTLTTRVDDLVTAVERGAGPARRFGIRPERIGLLVGLTLQAVAALSTIATQVREAQRARNAERSISAFAVPFLVRTLRHSDELGEALAARGVGDD; the protein is encoded by the coding sequence ATGAGCCCGCTCGGCCTGTACGAACCCGGAAGTAGCCCGCTGCACCGGCTCGGGGCGGGGTGGAAGTTCCTAACGCTGCTGGGTTTTGCGGTGCTGATCTTCGTTCTGCGTTCGCCGCTGGCACTGGCCGGATGCGTGGTCGGTGTCGCGGTCGGCTACCTCGTCGCCCGGCTTCCGCTGCGTCGCTGCTGGCAGGCGACCCGGTTGCTGATCCCGTTGGTGCTGCTGGTGTTCCTGTTGCAGTGGTGGATGCTCGGCCTCGACAGCGCTGCCGTGGTGTGCCTGCGTCTGCTCGGCGCGCTCGGTGCCGCGAATCTCTTCACCCTGACCACCCGGGTCGACGACCTGGTCACGGCCGTGGAACGTGGAGCGGGCCCGGCTCGGCGCTTCGGCATCCGGCCGGAACGGATCGGCCTGCTGGTGGGCCTGACGCTGCAGGCCGTCGCGGCCCTGTCGACGATCGCGACGCAAGTCCGGGAAGCGCAACGGGCCCGCAACGCGGAACGCTCCATCTCCGCCTTCGCCGTGCCGTTCCTGGTCCGCACGCTGCGCCATTCCGACGAGCTTGGTGAAGCCCTCGCGGCCCGCGGCGTCGGCGACGACTGA
- the serB gene encoding phosphoserine phosphatase SerB, with protein MDATTVLITVTGKDKPGVTSVLFAALTRHGVDIVDVEQVVIRGRLVLGVLVSTERDPEQLQEAVEQAMATVGMTVDVAIGTEDGGAAKLGSTHVVVVLGQPVTARSFSAVARGLADINVNIDSIQRVADYPVTGLELQVSAPDTGDGSDDALTTAIADLAARTGVDLAVERTGLSRRAKRLVVFDVDSTLIQGEVIEMLAARAGCEEQVREVTERAMRGELDFAESLRQRVGVLAGLPATVLDEVAGQLELTPGARTTIRTLRRLGFHTGVVSGGFTQIIDQLVDELGLDFSAANELEIVDGKLTGRVIGEILDRPGKAKALRRFAESFGVPAAQCVAVGDGANDIDMLSAAGLGVAFNAKPALRKVADTALSYPFLDTVLFVLGVTRAEIESADAEDGVLRRVPLDG; from the coding sequence GTGGATGCGACTACCGTGCTGATCACCGTGACCGGGAAGGACAAGCCGGGGGTCACCTCCGTGCTGTTCGCCGCGCTGACCCGGCATGGGGTGGACATCGTCGACGTGGAGCAGGTGGTGATCCGCGGTCGGCTGGTGCTCGGTGTCTTGGTGTCCACGGAGCGCGACCCGGAGCAGCTGCAGGAGGCCGTCGAGCAGGCGATGGCCACTGTCGGCATGACCGTTGACGTGGCCATCGGCACAGAGGACGGCGGTGCCGCCAAGCTCGGCTCCACCCACGTCGTGGTGGTGCTCGGGCAGCCGGTGACCGCCCGGAGCTTCAGCGCGGTCGCCCGCGGCCTGGCCGACATCAACGTCAACATCGACTCCATCCAGCGGGTCGCGGACTACCCGGTGACCGGGCTGGAACTGCAGGTCAGCGCGCCCGACACCGGCGACGGCTCGGATGACGCGCTGACCACGGCGATAGCCGACCTCGCCGCGCGCACCGGGGTCGACCTGGCCGTCGAGCGCACCGGGCTGTCCCGCCGGGCCAAGCGGCTGGTGGTCTTCGACGTGGATTCCACGCTGATCCAGGGCGAGGTCATCGAGATGCTGGCCGCGCGCGCCGGTTGCGAGGAGCAGGTCCGCGAGGTCACCGAGCGGGCCATGCGCGGCGAGCTGGACTTCGCCGAGTCGCTGCGGCAGCGGGTGGGGGTGCTGGCGGGCCTGCCCGCCACGGTGCTCGACGAGGTCGCCGGGCAGCTCGAACTCACCCCCGGCGCCCGGACCACCATCCGCACGTTGCGCCGGCTGGGCTTCCACACCGGCGTCGTTTCCGGCGGGTTCACCCAGATCATTGATCAGCTGGTCGACGAGCTCGGGCTGGACTTCAGCGCCGCGAACGAACTGGAGATCGTGGACGGCAAGCTGACCGGCCGGGTGATCGGGGAGATCCTGGACCGGCCCGGCAAGGCCAAGGCGCTGCGGCGGTTCGCCGAGTCGTTCGGGGTCCCGGCGGCGCAGTGTGTGGCGGTCGGCGACGGGGCCAACGACATCGACATGCTCTCGGCCGCCGGGCTCGGCGTGGCATTCAACGCCAAGCCGGCCCTGCGCAAGGTCGCCGACACCGCGCTTTCGTACCCGTTCCTGGACACCGTGCTGTTCGTGCTGGGCGTGACCCGGGCCGAGATCGAGTCCGCGGATGCTGAGGACGGGGTGCTGCGGCGGGTGCCGTTGGATGGGTGA
- a CDS encoding aminoacyl-tRNA hydrolase translates to MPDPAIAPFSVLDPLISRYSSWLALPGEVTADTSDENPQNVVLMPMVLRIERREPPDRTALLEAAAAAAIAVCLDERCKPGGEWHEAMRTWISGRIRKVARRARGAHWEAVQALPGRTVRVGNAEVRAFLPMRVADMPKELSRLQISGSELDADEPPQPAADAPTLWLNPDVPMSAGKSAAQVGHATMILASLLHGAGLDAALERWAVDDFRCSVRQADADTWERLHPCDDPETAWRRARVAMVRDAGFTEVEPGTVTVLAQWR, encoded by the coding sequence GTGCCTGATCCCGCCATCGCGCCCTTCTCCGTGTTGGACCCGCTGATCTCCCGGTACTCCTCGTGGCTGGCGTTGCCGGGTGAGGTCACCGCGGACACCTCGGACGAGAATCCGCAGAACGTGGTCCTGATGCCGATGGTGCTGCGGATCGAGCGCCGCGAGCCGCCGGACCGCACGGCGCTGCTGGAGGCCGCCGCCGCGGCGGCGATCGCGGTGTGCCTCGACGAACGCTGCAAGCCGGGCGGGGAGTGGCACGAGGCGATGCGCACCTGGATCTCCGGGCGGATCCGGAAGGTGGCGCGCCGGGCGCGCGGCGCGCACTGGGAGGCGGTGCAGGCGCTGCCCGGGCGCACTGTGCGGGTGGGCAACGCCGAGGTGCGGGCGTTCTTGCCGATGCGCGTGGCGGACATGCCCAAGGAACTCAGCCGGTTGCAGATCTCGGGCAGCGAACTGGACGCCGATGAGCCGCCGCAGCCCGCGGCGGATGCGCCGACGCTGTGGCTGAACCCGGATGTGCCGATGAGCGCGGGGAAGTCCGCGGCACAGGTGGGGCACGCGACGATGATCCTGGCTTCGCTGTTGCACGGGGCGGGGCTGGATGCCGCGCTGGAGCGGTGGGCGGTCGACGACTTCCGCTGCTCGGTGCGGCAGGCCGACGCGGACACTTGGGAGCGGCTGCACCCGTGCGACGACCCGGAGACGGCCTGGCGGCGGGCCCGGGTGGCGATGGTCCGCGACGCGGGTTTCACCGAGGTGGAACCGGGTACGGTTACCGTCCTCGCCCAGTGGCGTTGA